A portion of the Thermotoga sp. SG1 genome contains these proteins:
- the wecB gene encoding non-hydrolyzing UDP-N-acetylglucosamine 2-epimerase has protein sequence MIRVLSIFGTRPEAIKMAPLVKRLEEETSVESVVCVTAQHREMLDQVLEVFNIKPDYDLNIMKERQTLSDITVNALSGLYNLIEKVKPDIVLVQGDTTTTFVGALAAFYHRIPVGHVEAGLRTNDRYSPFPEEINRRLTGVLATLHFAPTKRNRENLLKENVMGKIYVTGNTVIDALRYTVKNDYVFENPVLRNEDFSSARYILLTSHRRENIGEPLKNICKAVKRIVERFDDVKVIYLVHMNPAVREIVFPILEDTERVLLIDPVNVIDMHNLMARCYLIMTDSGGIQEEAPALGKPVIVLRRETERPEAIEAGVAVLGGVEEEGIFEITEQLLTDEKLYQKMARAVNPFGDGKASDRIVKAILHEFGLSDPPEEFG, from the coding sequence GTGATCAGAGTTCTCAGCATCTTCGGCACAAGACCCGAGGCAATAAAGATGGCCCCACTGGTGAAAAGACTCGAGGAAGAAACGAGCGTGGAGAGCGTGGTCTGTGTGACGGCCCAGCACAGAGAGATGCTCGATCAGGTGCTTGAGGTCTTCAACATAAAACCAGACTACGACCTGAACATCATGAAAGAAAGGCAGACCCTCTCCGATATAACGGTGAACGCTCTTTCTGGTCTCTACAATCTGATCGAAAAAGTAAAACCCGATATCGTTCTGGTTCAGGGAGACACAACGACCACGTTCGTTGGGGCGCTTGCAGCCTTCTACCACAGAATACCTGTTGGCCATGTCGAAGCAGGACTGAGAACGAACGACAGGTACTCACCTTTTCCGGAGGAGATCAACAGAAGGCTCACCGGTGTCCTCGCGACCCTTCATTTTGCTCCCACAAAGAGGAACAGAGAGAATCTTTTGAAGGAAAACGTTATGGGAAAGATCTACGTGACGGGAAACACGGTGATCGATGCCCTCAGATACACCGTGAAGAACGATTACGTCTTTGAAAATCCTGTTCTCAGAAATGAGGATTTCTCTTCCGCAAGGTACATTCTCCTTACCTCACACAGAAGAGAAAACATAGGAGAGCCCCTGAAAAACATATGCAAGGCGGTGAAGAGGATCGTTGAGAGGTTCGACGACGTGAAGGTGATCTATCTGGTTCACATGAACCCCGCCGTCAGGGAGATCGTGTTCCCAATCCTCGAAGACACGGAAAGGGTGCTTTTGATCGACCCGGTGAACGTGATAGACATGCATAACCTGATGGCAAGGTGCTATCTCATCATGACAGATTCTGGTGGAATACAGGAAGAAGCCCCGGCCCTTGGAAAGCCGGTCATCGTACTTCGAAGAGAGACAGAAAGGCCCGAAGCCATAGAGGCAGGTGTTGCCGTCCTCGGTGGTGTAGAAGAAGAAGGGATATTCGAAATCACAGAACAACTCCTCACCGATGAAAAACTCTACCAGAAGATGGCACGGGCGGTGAACCCTTTTGGGGACGGAAAAGCCTCAGATCGTATCGTGAAGGCGATTTTGCACGAGTTTGGACTTTCCGATCCTCCGGAAGAGTTCGGCTGA
- the hisIE gene encoding bifunctional phosphoribosyl-AMP cyclohydrolase/phosphoribosyl-ATP diphosphatase HisIE: MELYPVVVQERTTGEVLMLAYANKEALELTKKTGYAHFFSRERQKIWKKGETSGNTMKVVEIRRDCDDDAYLYIVDFPKEKVACHTGNRSCFFKVEHRFEETGSPTFWLELYRLVRKRKEEMPEGSYTAKLFKEGKGKIAKKFGEEAVEVITGYLQDDRENLVWEIADMIYHLTVLMVEAGITVQDVMKELEKRRK; this comes from the coding sequence ATGGAGCTCTATCCCGTGGTGGTTCAGGAGAGAACAACCGGCGAGGTGTTGATGCTGGCCTACGCGAACAAAGAAGCACTGGAACTCACAAAGAAAACGGGATACGCTCACTTTTTCTCCAGAGAAAGACAAAAGATCTGGAAAAAGGGAGAAACCTCGGGAAACACCATGAAGGTTGTGGAAATAAGGAGAGACTGCGATGACGATGCGTACCTTTATATCGTCGACTTTCCAAAAGAAAAGGTGGCGTGTCACACGGGAAACAGATCTTGTTTCTTCAAGGTGGAACACAGATTCGAAGAAACAGGCTCTCCCACCTTCTGGCTCGAACTGTACAGGCTGGTGAGAAAAAGAAAAGAAGAGATGCCAGAGGGATCCTACACCGCAAAACTCTTTAAAGAAGGAAAGGGAAAGATCGCAAAAAAGTTCGGAGAAGAAGCAGTCGAGGTGATAACTGGCTATCTTCAAGACGACAGGGAAAATCTCGTCTGGGAGATAGCCGATATGATCTATCATCTCACAGTCCTCATGGTCGAGGCGGGGATCACCGTTCAGGATGTGATGAAGGAACTGGAAAAGAGAAGAAAGTGA
- the hisF gene encoding imidazole glycerol phosphate synthase subunit HisF, with protein sequence MLAKRIIACLDVKDGRVVKGTNFENLRDSGDPVELGKLYSEIGIDELVFLDITASVEKRKTMLELVEKVAEQIDIPFTVGGGIHDFETASELILRGADKVSINTAAVEKPDLITRIAETFGSQAVVVAIDAKRVDGEFIVFTYSGKKNTGILLSDWVHEVERRGAGEILLTSIDRDGTKMGYDTEMIRFVRPLTNLPIIASGGAGKMEHFLEAFQAGADAALAASVFHFREIDVMELKRFLKEKGVNVRLEGM encoded by the coding sequence ATGCTTGCCAAAAGAATAATAGCGTGTCTTGATGTGAAAGACGGTCGAGTGGTGAAGGGTACGAACTTTGAAAACCTCAGAGACAGTGGAGATCCCGTCGAACTCGGAAAGCTCTACTCCGAGATAGGAATAGACGAACTCGTTTTTCTGGACATCACCGCATCTGTGGAAAAGAGAAAAACGATGCTCGAACTGGTGGAGAAGGTAGCAGAACAGATCGACATCCCCTTCACCGTGGGTGGCGGAATACACGATTTCGAAACGGCATCGGAACTCATCCTCAGAGGCGCAGACAAAGTGAGTATCAACACCGCTGCGGTGGAAAAACCAGATCTCATCACCAGGATCGCCGAAACCTTTGGAAGTCAGGCGGTCGTTGTGGCGATAGATGCAAAGAGGGTGGACGGTGAATTTATCGTCTTCACCTACTCAGGGAAGAAAAACACCGGTATTCTCCTCTCGGACTGGGTTCACGAGGTGGAAAGGAGGGGAGCCGGAGAGATACTTCTCACCAGCATCGACAGAGACGGCACGAAAATGGGATACGACACGGAGATGATCAGATTCGTAAGACCGCTGACGAACCTTCCCATCATTGCCTCTGGTGGTGCAGGAAAGATGGAACACTTTCTTGAAGCGTTCCAAGCTGGAGCAGATGCTGCCCTCGCGGCATCTGTGTTTCATTTCAGAGAGATCGATGTGATGGAACTCAAAAGATTTCTCAAAGAAAAGGGTGTGAACGTGAGATTGGAGGGAATGTGA
- the hisA gene encoding 1-(5-phosphoribosyl)-5-((5-phosphoribosylamino)methylideneamino)imidazole-4-carboxamide isomerase has protein sequence MLVIPAIDLYRKKVVRMVKGKKENTIFYEKDPFELVKKLVEEGFPLIHVVDLSRAIEESDENLAVLEKLSSYADHIQIGGGIRTLEYAKRLLGMGFRRQIVSSKVLEDPSFLKSLKEIGVSPVFSLDTREGKVAFRGWLDEKDIDPVFLVNKLKEFGLEEIIHTEIEKDGTLEEHDFSLTERIALGTGVKVIAAGGISSERSLKEALEVHRRTNGLLKGVIVGRAFLGGTLTVEVMKRYACQKNNSVS, from the coding sequence ATGCTCGTTATCCCTGCCATAGATCTGTACAGAAAAAAAGTCGTGAGGATGGTCAAGGGCAAAAAGGAAAACACGATATTCTATGAAAAAGATCCTTTCGAGCTGGTAAAAAAACTCGTCGAAGAAGGCTTTCCCCTCATCCACGTGGTGGATCTTTCAAGAGCCATAGAAGAAAGCGATGAAAACCTGGCGGTTCTGGAGAAACTCTCGTCTTACGCCGATCACATTCAAATCGGCGGTGGAATAAGGACACTGGAGTATGCAAAAAGACTCCTCGGAATGGGGTTCAGAAGACAGATCGTGAGCTCAAAGGTGCTGGAAGATCCCTCCTTCCTGAAGAGCTTAAAAGAAATCGGAGTGAGCCCAGTCTTCAGTCTCGACACAAGAGAAGGAAAGGTAGCGTTCAGGGGCTGGCTGGATGAAAAAGATATCGATCCTGTTTTTCTTGTGAACAAACTGAAGGAGTTTGGCCTTGAAGAGATCATCCATACAGAGATAGAAAAGGACGGCACCCTCGAAGAGCACGATTTTTCTCTGACAGAAAGGATCGCCCTGGGAACGGGTGTGAAGGTAATAGCAGCGGGTGGCATTTCTTCAGAGCGTTCCCTGAAGGAGGCCCTTGAGGTTCACAGAAGAACGAACGGTCTTTTGAAGGGTGTGATCGTGGGAAGGGCGTTTTTGGGAGGCACCCTCACAGTCGAGGTGATGAAAAGGTATGCTTGCCAAAAGAATAATAGCGTGTCTTGA
- the hisH gene encoding imidazole glycerol phosphate synthase subunit HisH: MRVGIIAVGPGNIMNLYRGVKRAAEGLENVSIVLVENPQKDLYDLLFIPGVGHFGEGMKRLKESGLIDFIEEHVESGKYVVGVCLGMQLLFEESEEAPGVKGLSLIEGNVVKLKSKRLPHMGWNEVIFKDTFPSGYYYFVHTYRVVCEEDCVLGTTEYDGEIFPSSVRKGRILGFQFHPEKSSKVGKKLLRKVIECSLSLP, translated from the coding sequence TTGAGGGTCGGAATAATAGCCGTTGGTCCTGGCAACATCATGAACCTCTACCGTGGAGTGAAAAGAGCGGCCGAGGGCCTTGAAAACGTCTCCATAGTTCTGGTAGAAAACCCTCAGAAAGACCTGTATGATCTTCTTTTCATTCCCGGTGTGGGACACTTCGGTGAGGGAATGAAAAGACTGAAAGAAAGTGGCCTGATCGACTTCATAGAAGAACACGTGGAAAGCGGAAAGTACGTTGTCGGAGTTTGTCTTGGAATGCAGCTTCTGTTCGAAGAAAGCGAAGAGGCACCGGGCGTGAAAGGTCTTTCCCTGATAGAAGGAAACGTTGTGAAGTTGAAAAGCAAAAGGCTTCCCCACATGGGATGGAACGAGGTGATCTTCAAGGATACCTTCCCGAGCGGATATTATTACTTCGTTCACACTTACAGGGTCGTGTGTGAAGAGGACTGCGTTTTGGGAACGACAGAGTACGATGGGGAGATCTTCCCCTCATCCGTCAGAAAAGGAAGGATACTCGGTTTTCAGTTCCACCCAGAAAAGAGTTCGAAGGTAGGAAAAAAACTCCTCAGGAAGGTGATTGAATGCTCGTTATCCCTGCCATAG
- the hisB gene encoding imidazoleglycerol-phosphate dehydratase (catalyzes the dehydration of D-erythro-1-(imidazol-4-yl)glycerol 3-phosphate to 3-(imidazol-4-yl)-2-oxopropyl phosphate in histidine biosynthesis), protein MTVERIENGVIVQRNTKEIEISITLDTVHGKLEGSTGVNFFDHLLNTFCHYSGLGLRVSTCESKDGILHHLIEDFGISLGQAFRELFDYTKVRRFGEATVPMNEALIGCYVDLSGRPFFQKNFEFSVENIEDMPVEGFEEFMNGFVNHARITVHFFKFFGKNDHHISESAMKSFGLAIARALERSDTKTTKGVID, encoded by the coding sequence ATGACGGTGGAAAGGATAGAAAACGGCGTTATCGTTCAAAGAAACACGAAGGAGATAGAGATTTCCATAACACTGGACACGGTTCACGGAAAACTCGAAGGAAGCACCGGTGTGAACTTCTTCGATCATCTCCTGAACACTTTCTGTCACTACTCGGGACTGGGCCTCAGGGTAAGCACCTGTGAGAGCAAAGATGGTATCCTTCACCATCTGATAGAGGACTTTGGAATCTCCCTGGGACAGGCGTTCAGGGAGCTCTTCGACTACACGAAGGTGAGAAGGTTCGGTGAGGCCACCGTTCCTATGAACGAGGCGCTCATCGGATGCTATGTGGATCTTTCTGGAAGGCCTTTCTTTCAGAAGAATTTCGAATTCTCCGTGGAGAATATAGAGGACATGCCAGTTGAAGGTTTCGAAGAGTTCATGAACGGCTTTGTCAACCACGCAAGGATTACCGTTCACTTCTTCAAGTTCTTTGGAAAGAACGACCACCACATCTCTGAATCTGCCATGAAGTCCTTCGGGCTTGCAATCGCCCGTGCACTGGAAAGATCGGACACCAAAACCACCAAGGGAGTGATAGATTGA
- the hisC gene encoding histidinol-phosphate transaminase, protein MNPVDLIIRRAYPYETEKRDRIYLALNENPFPFPEELTKEVFRRLDGDKMRIYYDSPDKELIEKILEYLDTDFLRENNVSIGNGADEIIYVMMIMFDRAVFFPPTYSCYRIFAKAVGAKYLEVPLTKDLKIPEIEVGEGDVVFIPNPNNPTGHIFEKEEIKKILKKGAFVALDEAYYEFHGESYIDLLKEYENLAIIRTFSKAFSLAAQRIGYVISSEKFIDAYNRVRLPFNVSYVSQTFAKVALEHIGIFKERIEYIVSERERMKKALKELNYSISDSRGNFVFIFMDKRERDRLVEQLRWKNIAVRSFREGVRITIGKREENETILKELEVFR, encoded by the coding sequence GTGAATCCCGTTGATCTGATCATAAGGAGGGCTTACCCGTACGAAACAGAGAAGAGAGACAGGATCTACCTCGCCCTGAACGAAAATCCATTCCCTTTTCCGGAAGAACTCACAAAGGAAGTCTTCAGAAGACTTGACGGCGACAAGATGAGAATATACTACGACTCTCCGGACAAAGAACTCATCGAAAAGATCCTTGAATATCTCGACACCGATTTTTTGAGAGAGAATAACGTGTCGATCGGAAACGGTGCTGACGAGATCATATACGTGATGATGATCATGTTCGATCGAGCAGTTTTCTTCCCCCCCACCTACAGTTGCTATAGGATCTTCGCGAAGGCGGTTGGTGCAAAGTACCTCGAGGTTCCTCTCACAAAGGATCTGAAAATACCCGAAATCGAAGTTGGAGAAGGAGACGTTGTCTTCATCCCAAATCCCAACAACCCGACGGGTCATATCTTCGAAAAAGAGGAGATCAAAAAAATCCTGAAAAAAGGGGCGTTCGTTGCTTTGGACGAAGCCTACTACGAATTCCACGGAGAAAGCTACATCGATCTTTTGAAAGAGTACGAAAATCTTGCCATCATCAGGACATTTTCCAAGGCGTTTTCTCTCGCTGCTCAGAGAATCGGATACGTCATCTCCTCTGAAAAGTTCATCGACGCGTACAACAGAGTGAGACTGCCGTTCAACGTGAGTTACGTTTCTCAGACTTTTGCCAAGGTGGCACTGGAACACATCGGTATTTTCAAAGAGCGGATAGAATACATCGTCTCGGAGAGAGAGAGAATGAAAAAAGCACTGAAGGAGCTGAACTACTCCATTTCCGACTCGCGTGGAAACTTCGTTTTCATCTTCATGGACAAAAGAGAACGGGACAGACTGGTAGAGCAACTTCGATGGAAGAACATAGCAGTTCGAAGTTTCAGAGAAGGTGTTAGAATCACTATCGGAAAAAGAGAAGAGAACGAAACCATTCTGAAGGAACTGGAGGTGTTCAGATGA
- the hisD gene encoding histidinol dehydrogenase, with product MIIMRNPADEDVLKLLERRMKAASKVEEAVKEIIKRVKSEGDRALEEYLKRFEKYPLSVKDLLVSEEEIAQASVERDFIETVKVVIEDLKEFHQRQKETSFFFTTDGGSFLGEMVVPLESVGIYVPGGKVPYFSTLLMCAVPAIVAGVERIVVTTPPDENGKVSPYILKVCEMLGLKEIYKMGGAHAIAALSYGTETVRPVDKIVGPGGVFVTLAKKLVYGDVGIDSIAGPSEITIITDGSVPLDFVAADFLSQAEHDENAMSVVITTSKEVFEKLPEVIEEHLRSLPDERRKTAEISTSNFGTIILIENLKRAFEISNLIAPEHLEILVEKPFEVLGYVKNAGSVFLGKYTCESVGDYGVGPNHVLPTFRSARFSSGLRVSDFTKKIFITHFSEEDFKKKGVLYSKMARWEGFEAHARAVDVRRESL from the coding sequence ATGATAATCATGAGAAATCCAGCCGATGAGGACGTTCTGAAACTCCTTGAAAGAAGAATGAAGGCCGCCTCAAAAGTGGAAGAGGCTGTCAAGGAGATCATCAAAAGGGTAAAAAGTGAGGGGGACAGGGCTCTTGAAGAGTATCTGAAGCGCTTTGAAAAATACCCCCTGAGTGTGAAAGATCTTCTTGTTTCGGAAGAAGAAATAGCACAAGCGAGCGTAGAGAGGGATTTCATCGAAACCGTGAAAGTCGTGATAGAGGATCTAAAAGAGTTCCATCAGAGGCAGAAAGAGACTTCCTTTTTCTTCACAACCGATGGTGGAAGTTTTCTTGGTGAGATGGTGGTCCCTCTTGAGAGCGTTGGAATATACGTTCCTGGAGGAAAAGTTCCGTACTTTTCCACCCTTCTCATGTGTGCCGTTCCAGCCATCGTGGCAGGCGTTGAAAGGATCGTCGTCACCACTCCACCCGATGAGAACGGAAAAGTATCCCCCTACATTCTGAAGGTGTGTGAAATGCTTGGTCTGAAAGAGATCTACAAGATGGGAGGAGCACATGCGATTGCCGCTCTCTCCTACGGAACAGAGACGGTGAGACCTGTTGACAAGATCGTGGGACCGGGTGGAGTTTTTGTTACCCTCGCAAAGAAACTCGTTTACGGAGACGTGGGGATCGATTCCATAGCGGGACCAAGTGAGATCACGATAATCACGGACGGAAGCGTTCCTTTGGACTTTGTGGCGGCGGATTTCCTGTCTCAGGCAGAACACGATGAAAACGCCATGAGCGTGGTCATAACGACCTCGAAAGAAGTTTTCGAGAAACTTCCGGAGGTCATAGAAGAACATCTTCGATCTCTTCCCGATGAGAGACGGAAAACCGCTGAGATATCCACGAGCAACTTCGGAACCATCATACTCATTGAGAATCTGAAGAGGGCCTTTGAGATCTCCAATCTCATTGCCCCCGAACACCTGGAAATACTCGTGGAAAAACCCTTCGAAGTTCTGGGTTATGTAAAGAACGCAGGTTCCGTGTTCCTTGGAAAATACACCTGCGAATCCGTGGGAGACTACGGTGTGGGGCCGAACCATGTGCTTCCCACGTTCAGATCCGCAAGGTTCTCCTCTGGACTCAGGGTTTCTGATTTCACAAAGAAGATCTTCATCACCCACTTTTCTGAAGAAGACTTCAAAAAGAAAGGTGTGCTCTACTCCAAAATGGCACGATGGGAAGGCTTTGAGGCGCACGCGAGGGCCGTGGACGTGAGGAGGGAGTCGCTGTGA
- the hisG gene encoding ATP phosphoribosyltransferase has product MLKLVIPKGRLEEKVMELLKKAGYTFKKESSILREGEDVTCFMVRPFDVPTYLVYGVADVGFCGTDVLLEKETNLIQPFFIPTNVSRMVLAGPRGKKIPEGEKRIATKFPNITRRYCESKGWHCKIIPLKGSVELAPIAGLSDLIVDITETGRTLRENDLEVLDEIFVIRTHVVVNPVSYRTKREEVISFLEKLQEVMKDDNHEKSSR; this is encoded by the coding sequence ATGTTGAAACTCGTGATTCCAAAAGGGAGACTTGAAGAAAAGGTAATGGAGTTACTCAAAAAAGCAGGATACACCTTCAAAAAAGAGTCCTCCATCCTTCGTGAAGGAGAAGACGTAACCTGCTTCATGGTGAGACCGTTTGATGTTCCAACGTATCTCGTCTACGGAGTGGCGGACGTGGGGTTTTGTGGCACAGACGTGCTCCTTGAGAAGGAAACAAACCTCATACAGCCGTTTTTCATCCCAACGAACGTGAGCAGGATGGTGCTGGCAGGGCCGAGAGGAAAGAAGATTCCAGAGGGAGAAAAGAGAATAGCCACCAAGTTTCCAAACATCACAAGAAGGTACTGCGAATCCAAGGGTTGGCACTGCAAGATCATACCGTTGAAGGGATCCGTGGAACTTGCACCAATAGCCGGGCTTTCCGATCTCATCGTCGATATCACAGAAACAGGAAGAACTCTCCGGGAGAACGATCTTGAAGTCCTCGATGAGATATTCGTCATAAGAACCCACGTTGTGGTGAATCCCGTGAGTTACAGAACGAAAAGAGAAGAGGTAATCTCCTTTCTGGAAAAACTCCAGGAGGTGATGAAAGATGATAATCATGAGAAATCCAGCCGATGA
- a CDS encoding ATP phosphoribosyltransferase regulatory subunit — translation MDFLDFEKVVSFYRRASKAGYTPFFSPAFEKMEDVSGERDFFLDRKGNLYRVRSDFTKSVLNHRKKQAFTSKMKVWYADFVYRYFGEEMVAEYQLGLENIPRESLNDTFEVLEIITESVLEMFTGPLIVEIGHTKVYEDLLRSVPKDIHEKVLNLIDTKNLAEIEFLSRMKGIDLSRIEKIIEDSIYRRSPENLEGMNLPSSVKEDLLSVSSFLQGRFPDVLVEVDLTLARTIEEYSGVIFTIYDTSDSKLVAAGGEYSINGEKGVGGSIFLEGKTC, via the coding sequence GTGGACTTCTTGGATTTCGAAAAGGTAGTTTCCTTCTACAGAAGAGCATCAAAAGCTGGTTACACACCCTTTTTCTCTCCTGCTTTTGAAAAAATGGAAGATGTGTCCGGTGAGAGAGATTTTTTCCTTGACAGAAAAGGAAATCTCTATCGTGTGCGAAGTGATTTCACGAAATCTGTTTTAAATCATAGAAAAAAGCAGGCCTTCACTTCCAAAATGAAAGTGTGGTATGCGGACTTCGTCTACAGATATTTCGGAGAAGAGATGGTGGCGGAGTATCAACTCGGCCTTGAAAACATTCCAAGAGAATCCCTCAACGATACGTTCGAGGTGCTCGAGATCATAACAGAAAGTGTGCTTGAGATGTTCACCGGACCACTGATAGTGGAAATAGGCCACACGAAGGTTTACGAAGATCTGCTGAGATCCGTCCCAAAGGATATCCATGAGAAGGTGCTTAATCTGATCGACACGAAAAATCTTGCGGAGATAGAGTTCCTCTCTCGAATGAAAGGGATCGATCTTTCTCGAATAGAAAAGATCATAGAGGACAGCATATACAGACGATCTCCCGAAAACCTAGAGGGAATGAATCTTCCCTCTTCTGTGAAAGAAGATCTTCTTTCCGTTTCTTCCTTCCTTCAGGGAAGATTTCCAGATGTTCTTGTTGAAGTGGACCTCACTCTGGCAAGAACCATAGAAGAGTACAGCGGTGTGATCTTCACTATCTACGACACGTCAGACTCCAAACTCGTAGCAGCTGGTGGTGAGTACTCGATAAACGGAGAAAAGGGTGTGGGAGGATCCATCTTTCTGGAGGGGAAAACATGTTGA
- a CDS encoding ArsB/NhaD family transporter, translated as MNEALLVLMFAILAYYFIIFGKVARSVVTFLIALVLMAIRIVEGLDLRNIGEVVDFNTLGLLLGMMIIVHILKGTGFFEYLAISAIRISRGRFWLLFTFLMILTALTSAFLDNLITIILLSPVLFLILDTMEVNPVPFFLFAIFVDNIGGMSTLIGSPLNIVLGSISGLSFNDFLKNMGPVAVFVFVIVFFLFKRYTHIDEKAKEKLKNLMNVDPKRSITDPAVLKKSLIVFLATLVMFGLHSVVEVELSLIALIAACVLLLLLGKNFEKVSEGVDWDSLFFYVGLFIISYSLEKIGAMEALANFFKIFSFNKYLFVLVAVWLSIFANAFLSAVPATLILAPTLKILISQGFPASLWWVYAIAANLGTNLTPLGAVQNIVGLSLLERYTHHTVGFKEFLKTAWGYMFIPFIVATLYSFIIF; from the coding sequence ATGAACGAAGCATTACTTGTGCTAATGTTCGCGATTCTTGCCTATTATTTCATCATATTCGGGAAAGTTGCCAGATCCGTTGTGACCTTCCTTATAGCGCTCGTTCTCATGGCCATACGCATTGTTGAGGGCCTGGATCTTCGAAACATAGGCGAAGTCGTCGATTTCAACACACTGGGACTCCTTCTTGGCATGATGATCATCGTTCACATCCTGAAAGGAACAGGATTTTTCGAGTACCTGGCCATCTCCGCCATCAGGATCTCGAGGGGAAGGTTCTGGCTTTTGTTTACCTTTCTCATGATACTCACCGCCCTGACATCCGCCTTCCTCGACAATCTGATCACCATCATCCTTCTTTCACCTGTTCTTTTCTTGATCCTCGACACGATGGAAGTGAACCCTGTTCCGTTCTTCCTCTTTGCGATATTCGTTGACAACATCGGTGGGATGTCCACGCTCATTGGTAGCCCACTGAACATCGTCCTTGGATCGATCAGTGGTTTGAGCTTCAACGATTTTCTGAAGAACATGGGGCCTGTTGCTGTCTTTGTTTTTGTGATCGTTTTCTTCCTGTTCAAAAGGTACACACACATCGATGAAAAGGCAAAAGAGAAACTGAAAAACCTCATGAACGTCGATCCAAAGAGGTCGATAACAGATCCTGCGGTTCTTAAAAAATCTTTGATCGTCTTTCTTGCAACTCTTGTTATGTTCGGACTACACTCCGTTGTAGAGGTGGAGCTTTCCCTGATCGCTCTCATCGCTGCCTGTGTCCTTCTTCTTCTACTTGGGAAGAATTTTGAAAAGGTATCTGAGGGTGTGGACTGGGATTCACTATTTTTCTACGTGGGACTTTTCATCATCTCTTACTCTCTGGAGAAGATAGGAGCCATGGAAGCGCTGGCCAATTTCTTCAAAATCTTTTCCTTCAACAAGTATCTCTTCGTTCTCGTTGCAGTCTGGCTTTCCATTTTCGCCAACGCTTTCTTGAGTGCCGTTCCCGCCACTCTGATCCTTGCCCCCACGTTGAAAATCCTCATCTCGCAGGGATTTCCCGCATCGCTTTGGTGGGTGTACGCCATTGCGGCAAACCTTGGAACGAACCTGACCCCCCTCGGAGCCGTCCAGAACATAGTCGGACTTTCTCTTCTAGAAAGGTACACGCACCATACTGTGGGTTTCAAGGAGTTTTTGAAGACGGCGTGGGGTTACATGTTCATACCTTTCATCGTTGCAACACTTTACTCATTCATCATCTTTTAA
- a CDS encoding alpha/beta fold hydrolase: MKLVTFQASYNPVVEESKTVRVYVFEPERVDHNLIFLHGIGNGNIPYLLWFGERFKEHGIKTWFLVLPYHEKRAPKEWTGGEPFYHPSPAYCVERFDEAVQDVIDLVNLIRKENDRPISTMGFSFGGMIATIALAREKRIEKGIICCSGGDWRWINWYSPYTKKLRELYRGKGNEFGCRSEKDCIKNRGNALEVIKSFESIEDIRRKPPVSCYFYDPASFAPFVDQKVLFFWALFDRVIPYRSYATLHSLLRNKRTVFLPAGHKSSYFFRRYIARKVVRFLKDDE, translated from the coding sequence GTGAAACTCGTCACGTTCCAAGCTTCTTACAATCCCGTTGTTGAAGAAAGCAAAACCGTGCGGGTTTATGTTTTCGAGCCAGAAAGGGTAGATCACAACCTGATCTTTCTTCACGGCATCGGAAACGGAAACATTCCGTATCTTCTCTGGTTTGGAGAAAGGTTCAAGGAACACGGCATAAAGACCTGGTTCCTCGTTCTTCCCTATCACGAAAAGAGAGCACCGAAGGAGTGGACCGGTGGTGAACCTTTCTATCATCCATCACCGGCCTACTGTGTTGAGAGGTTCGATGAGGCAGTCCAGGATGTAATCGATCTGGTGAACCTGATAAGGAAAGAAAACGACAGACCCATATCAACGATGGGATTCAGTTTCGGTGGTATGATAGCAACCATTGCCCTTGCACGGGAAAAGCGCATAGAAAAAGGTATCATCTGCTGCTCCGGCGGAGACTGGCGCTGGATAAACTGGTACTCTCCGTACACGAAAAAACTGAGAGAACTTTACAGAGGGAAGGGAAACGAGTTTGGTTGCAGATCCGAGAAAGACTGCATCAAAAACAGGGGAAATGCCCTGGAAGTGATAAAAAGTTTTGAATCCATCGAAGACATCAGGAGGAAGCCCCCCGTTTCCTGTTACTTCTACGATCCTGCTTCTTTCGCTCCCTTTGTTGACCAAAAAGTTCTCTTTTTCTGGGCGCTGTTTGATCGTGTGATACCGTATCGGTCTTATGCGACTCTTCACAGTCTTCTGAGAAACAAGAGGACCGTCTTTCTGCCGGCAGGTCACAAGAGTTCTTACTTTTTCAGACGATACATCGCAAGGAAAGTGGTTCGCTTTTTAAAAGATGATGAATGA